Proteins encoded in a region of the Tubulanus polymorphus chromosome 10, tnTubPoly1.2, whole genome shotgun sequence genome:
- the LOC141911781 gene encoding formin-like protein isoform X11: MGNAGSVNSDYNRNHSSTPAMPVQRTPMPDGSELERRFTKVLQSMDLPPDKARILSSYDDEKKWDIVCDQELVQAKQPPEYYTTRLRAYLDPTRGNRKRKILGDTTSTQLLRDLEISLRTNNIEWVREFLSDTNQGLDVLVDYLAYTGVLMRKEQSLSSSISEDADSESNISSPARSTGGATGLQKQRVHSNKSPKRRRSQKVHMGEARDDVHVCIMCLRAIMNHQYGFNLVIAHNQAINCIALSLNHKSYRTKALVLELLAAVCLVNGGHEIILSAFDNFKDVCQERHRFQTLMDYFKNYEEFHIDFMVACMQFINIVVHSVEDMNFRVHLQYEFTQIGLDDYLGKLRHTESDRLQVQVQAFLENLIDVALLLEDSEMKTAALEQVSELEDELSHASEALQDLEDETMAKIVDLEMQLQEIKDENEQLKENFDTVTVERDTLRKVVSEKDEHLTSKQEQWEKELEELQKNIRNNNVSKSTSQSTTSDSKPPAAPSTAPPPPPPPPPPPPPPIGGPVPPPPPPPMIPGAPPPPPPPGGAIPNVNAMTIKRQVKTKYRLPVLNWTPLKPQQVKGTVFSELNDEKIMKTINFGDFEEIFKIGPGVEMQDLPDGTLGTLRGRKNKPEMVTLLEPQRMRNVAITRHKLQMPNEELIRAINSFDLKVLSLELVDILRRMVPNDQEAKAFKTYERERKAISALSEEDRFIYSLYKIERLAQKLHIMNYVATFFDNAHLLQPQLNAIIAASMSIKNSSKIKKLLEVILAFGNYMNSSKRGVVYGFKIQSLDMLLETKSQDKRMTVLHFIVATVKERFSDLANFDSELRYVEKAAQVSMENITTDIDDLAKGMDLTRREYDARKDARDSPVVLKEFIANADDKLKKLRSDAKTAMEAYSSVVQNFGENPRTLAPNLFFSMFVRFVTAWKKADQENDERLRMEKAALEPPPSPTGRKNKRKKEEAVVLELKRKQAGKIQKPFMKHEVADGTLEDILLDLKNEPYRRADAVRRSQRHRNKSLRTSRNFEVEAL; encoded by the exons AAGCGTAAAATTCTCGGTGATACGACATCGACGCAACTGCTACGAGATCTCGAAATCTCATTGAGAACTAATAATATCGA ATGGGTGCGAGAATTTCTAAGCGACACTAATCAAGGTTTAGATGTTTTAGTAGATTATCTCGCGTATACAGGAGTTCTGATGAG GAAAGAACAGAGTCTATCGTCGTCGATATCGGAAGACGCGGACAGTGAAAGTAACATATCGAGTCCGGCGCGTAGTACAGGGGGAGCCACCGGTCTGCAGAAACAACGCGTCCATTCCAACAAGAGTCCGAAGCGTAGACGCAGTCAGAAAGTTCACATGGGCGAAGCTCGCGACGACGTTCATGTTTGTATCATGTGTCTGAGAGCGATTATGAATCATCAG TATGGTTTTAATCTAGTTATCGCCCACAATCAGGCTATAAACTGTATAGCGTTGAGTCTGAATCATAAATCCTACCGAACTAAAGCGTTAGTGCTCGAACTGCTTGCTGCTGTGTGTCTCGTTAACGGAGGACATGAAATTATTCTCTCCGCATTCGATAATTTCAAAGAC GTTTGTCAAGAACGACATCGGTTTCAAACGTTGATGGATTATTTCAAGAACTACGAAGaatttcatattgattttatg gtGGCCTGTATGCAGTTTATCAACATCGTTGTTCATTCTGTTGAAGATATGAATTTTCGTGTTCATTTACAATACGAATTTACACAAATCGGATTGGACGATTATCTAGGG AAATTACGTCACACGGAAAGCGACCGATTACAAGTTCAAGTTCAGGCGTTCCTTGAGAATCTGATCGACGTTGCTCTGTTACTGGAGGATTCAGAGATGAAAACAGCCGCGTTAGAACAAGTTTCCGAGCTCGAGGATGAGCTATCACAC gCTTCTGAAGCGTTACAGGACTTGGAGGATGAAACAATGGCGAAAATTG TGGACTTGGAAATGCAGTTACAAGAAATAaaggatgaaaatgaacaattaaAG GAAAACTTCGATACGGTGACCGTGGAACGCGATACTCTGCGTAAGGTCGTGTCGGAGAAAGACGAACATCTAACGTCGAAACAAGAACAATGGGAAAAAGAGCTGGAAGAGCTACAGAAAAATATCAGAA ATAATAATGTGTCAAAATCGACGTCTCAATCCACGACATCTGATTCGAAACCACCGGCGGCTCCCTCTACCGCCCCACCCCCGCCTCCACCACCCCCTCCACCACCACCCCCGCCTATAGGGGGCCCTGTACCACCTCCACCACCTCCTCCGATGATACCAGGAGCGCCACCACCACCCCCGCCACCAGGGGGAGCTATACCAAACGTAAATG CCATGACAATAAAGAGACAAGTGAAAACGAAGTATCGTCTGCCCGTTCTTAACTGGACTCCGTTAAAACCGCAACAAGTAAAAGGAACCGTGTTCTCTGAGCTGAATGACGAAAAAATCATGAAG ACTATAAATTTCGGCGATTTTGAGGAGATATTTAAAATCGGGCCCGGCGTCGAAATGCAGGATCTACCCGACGGAACTTTGGGCACGCTCCGCGGGCGTAAGAATAAACCTGAAATGGTCACATTACTGGAGCCCCAGCGCATGAGAAATGTCG CGATCACGAGACACAAACTGCAGATGCCGAACGAGGAATTAATCCGCGCGATAAACAGTTTCGATTTGAAGGTTCTGTCGTTGGAACTGGTCGACATCCTGCGTCGAATGGTTCCCAACGATCAGGAGGCGAAGGCGTTTAAAACGTACGAGCGCGAACGTAAGGCGATCAGCGCCCTCTCCGAGGAAGATCGATTCATCTATTCGTTGTATAAAATAGAACGACTCGCGCAGAAACTTCACATCATGAACTACGTGGCGACGTTCTTCGATAACGCTCATCTGCTTCAACCG CAATTGAACGCGATAATAGCGGCTTCGATGTCGATTAAAAACTCGAGTAAAATCAAGAAACTTCTGGAAGTGATTCTCGCGTTCGGGAATTATATGAACAGCTCCAAACGAGGAGTGGTTTACGGGTTTAAAATACAGAGCCTAGACATG ctGCTGGAAACGAAATCGCAAGATAAACGAATGACTGTGTTGCATTTTATCGTCGCCACGGTGAAAGAACGATTTTCAGATTTGGCGAATTTCGACTCGGAATTACGATACGTCGAAAAAGCCGCGCAGG TGTCGATGGAGAATATAACGACTGATATTGACGATCTCGCGAAGGGGATGGATCTGACTCGTCGTGAATACGACGCTCGTAAAGACGCGCGCGACTCGCCCGTCGTACTGAAAGAATTCATCGCTAACGCCGACGACAAACTGAAGAAATTACGCTCGGACGCGAAAACGGCGATG GAAGCTTACTCGTCCGTCGTGCAGAACTTTGGGGAAAACCCTCGAACTTTGGCTCCGAATTTATTCTTCTCGATGTTCGTACGATTCGTTACTGCTTGGAAG AAAGCTGATCAGGAAAATGACGAGAGACTAAGAATGGAAAAAGCTGCTCTGGAACCCCCGCCGTCACCGACAGGACGCAAAAACAAACGCAAGAAAGAG GAGGCAGTTGTTTTAGAGTTGAAGCGAAAACAAGCGGGAAAAATACAGAAACCGTTCATGAAACACGAAGTAGCAGACGGAACTCTCGAAGATATCTTACTCG ATCTGAAGAACGAACCGTACAGACGTGCCGACGCTGTCAGGCGTAGTCAACGACATCGCAACAAAAGTCTACGAACTTCGCGGAATTTCGAGGTCGAAGCTTTGTAa
- the LOC141911781 gene encoding formin-like protein isoform X7 has product MGNAGSVNSDYNRNHSSTPAMPVQRTPMPDGSELERRFTKVLQSMDLPPDKARILSSYDDEKKWDIVCDQELVQAKQPPEYYTTRLRAYLDPTRGNREKSKKKRKILGDTTSTQLLRDLEISLRTNNIEWVREFLSDTNQGLDVLVDYLAYTGVLMRKDDGETMNLKKEQSLSSSISEDADSESNISSPARSTGGATGLQKQRVHSNKSPKRRRSQKVHMGEARDDVHVCIMCLRAIMNHQYGFNLVIAHNQAINCIALSLNHKSYRTKALVLELLAAVCLVNGGHEIILSAFDNFKDVCQERHRFQTLMDYFKNYEEFHIDFMVACMQFINIVVHSVEDMNFRVHLQYEFTQIGLDDYLGKLRHTESDRLQVQVQAFLENLIDVALLLEDSEMKTAALEQVSELEDELSHASEALQDLEDETMAKIVDLEMQLQEIKDENEQLKENFDTVTVERDTLRKVVSEKDEHLTSKQEQWEKELEELQKNIRNNNVSKSTSQSTTSDSKPPAAPSTAPPPPPPPPPPPPPPIGGPVPPPPPPPMIPGAPPPPPPPGGAIPNVNAMTIKRQVKTKYRLPVLNWTPLKPQQVKGTVFSELNDEKIMKTINFGDFEEIFKIGPGVEMQDLPDGTLGTLRGRKNKPEMVTLLEPQRMRNVAITRHKLQMPNEELIRAINSFDLKVLSLELVDILRRMVPNDQEAKAFKTYERERKAISALSEEDRFIYSLYKIERLAQKLHIMNYVATFFDNAHLLQPQLNAIIAASMSIKNSSKIKKLLEVILAFGNYMNSSKRGVVYGFKIQSLDMLLETKSQDKRMTVLHFIVATVKERFSDLANFDSELRYVEKAAQVSMENITTDIDDLAKGMDLTRREYDARKDARDSPVVLKEFIANADDKLKKLRSDAKTAMEAYSSVVQNFGENPRTLAPNLFFSMFVRFVTAWKKADQENDERLRMEKAALEPPPSPTGRKNKRKKEENENKAKMTPAQLEAVVLELKRKQAGKIQKPFMKHEVADGTLEDILLDLKNEPYRRADAVRRSQRHRNKSLRTSRNFEVEAL; this is encoded by the exons AAGCGTAAAATTCTCGGTGATACGACATCGACGCAACTGCTACGAGATCTCGAAATCTCATTGAGAACTAATAATATCGA ATGGGTGCGAGAATTTCTAAGCGACACTAATCAAGGTTTAGATGTTTTAGTAGATTATCTCGCGTATACAGGAGTTCTGATGAG GAAAGACGACGGAGAAACGATGAACTTAAA GAAAGAACAGAGTCTATCGTCGTCGATATCGGAAGACGCGGACAGTGAAAGTAACATATCGAGTCCGGCGCGTAGTACAGGGGGAGCCACCGGTCTGCAGAAACAACGCGTCCATTCCAACAAGAGTCCGAAGCGTAGACGCAGTCAGAAAGTTCACATGGGCGAAGCTCGCGACGACGTTCATGTTTGTATCATGTGTCTGAGAGCGATTATGAATCATCAG TATGGTTTTAATCTAGTTATCGCCCACAATCAGGCTATAAACTGTATAGCGTTGAGTCTGAATCATAAATCCTACCGAACTAAAGCGTTAGTGCTCGAACTGCTTGCTGCTGTGTGTCTCGTTAACGGAGGACATGAAATTATTCTCTCCGCATTCGATAATTTCAAAGAC GTTTGTCAAGAACGACATCGGTTTCAAACGTTGATGGATTATTTCAAGAACTACGAAGaatttcatattgattttatg gtGGCCTGTATGCAGTTTATCAACATCGTTGTTCATTCTGTTGAAGATATGAATTTTCGTGTTCATTTACAATACGAATTTACACAAATCGGATTGGACGATTATCTAGGG AAATTACGTCACACGGAAAGCGACCGATTACAAGTTCAAGTTCAGGCGTTCCTTGAGAATCTGATCGACGTTGCTCTGTTACTGGAGGATTCAGAGATGAAAACAGCCGCGTTAGAACAAGTTTCCGAGCTCGAGGATGAGCTATCACAC gCTTCTGAAGCGTTACAGGACTTGGAGGATGAAACAATGGCGAAAATTG TGGACTTGGAAATGCAGTTACAAGAAATAaaggatgaaaatgaacaattaaAG GAAAACTTCGATACGGTGACCGTGGAACGCGATACTCTGCGTAAGGTCGTGTCGGAGAAAGACGAACATCTAACGTCGAAACAAGAACAATGGGAAAAAGAGCTGGAAGAGCTACAGAAAAATATCAGAA ATAATAATGTGTCAAAATCGACGTCTCAATCCACGACATCTGATTCGAAACCACCGGCGGCTCCCTCTACCGCCCCACCCCCGCCTCCACCACCCCCTCCACCACCACCCCCGCCTATAGGGGGCCCTGTACCACCTCCACCACCTCCTCCGATGATACCAGGAGCGCCACCACCACCCCCGCCACCAGGGGGAGCTATACCAAACGTAAATG CCATGACAATAAAGAGACAAGTGAAAACGAAGTATCGTCTGCCCGTTCTTAACTGGACTCCGTTAAAACCGCAACAAGTAAAAGGAACCGTGTTCTCTGAGCTGAATGACGAAAAAATCATGAAG ACTATAAATTTCGGCGATTTTGAGGAGATATTTAAAATCGGGCCCGGCGTCGAAATGCAGGATCTACCCGACGGAACTTTGGGCACGCTCCGCGGGCGTAAGAATAAACCTGAAATGGTCACATTACTGGAGCCCCAGCGCATGAGAAATGTCG CGATCACGAGACACAAACTGCAGATGCCGAACGAGGAATTAATCCGCGCGATAAACAGTTTCGATTTGAAGGTTCTGTCGTTGGAACTGGTCGACATCCTGCGTCGAATGGTTCCCAACGATCAGGAGGCGAAGGCGTTTAAAACGTACGAGCGCGAACGTAAGGCGATCAGCGCCCTCTCCGAGGAAGATCGATTCATCTATTCGTTGTATAAAATAGAACGACTCGCGCAGAAACTTCACATCATGAACTACGTGGCGACGTTCTTCGATAACGCTCATCTGCTTCAACCG CAATTGAACGCGATAATAGCGGCTTCGATGTCGATTAAAAACTCGAGTAAAATCAAGAAACTTCTGGAAGTGATTCTCGCGTTCGGGAATTATATGAACAGCTCCAAACGAGGAGTGGTTTACGGGTTTAAAATACAGAGCCTAGACATG ctGCTGGAAACGAAATCGCAAGATAAACGAATGACTGTGTTGCATTTTATCGTCGCCACGGTGAAAGAACGATTTTCAGATTTGGCGAATTTCGACTCGGAATTACGATACGTCGAAAAAGCCGCGCAGG TGTCGATGGAGAATATAACGACTGATATTGACGATCTCGCGAAGGGGATGGATCTGACTCGTCGTGAATACGACGCTCGTAAAGACGCGCGCGACTCGCCCGTCGTACTGAAAGAATTCATCGCTAACGCCGACGACAAACTGAAGAAATTACGCTCGGACGCGAAAACGGCGATG GAAGCTTACTCGTCCGTCGTGCAGAACTTTGGGGAAAACCCTCGAACTTTGGCTCCGAATTTATTCTTCTCGATGTTCGTACGATTCGTTACTGCTTGGAAG AAAGCTGATCAGGAAAATGACGAGAGACTAAGAATGGAAAAAGCTGCTCTGGAACCCCCGCCGTCACCGACAGGACGCAAAAACAAACGCAAGAAAGAG GAAAACGAGAACAAGGCTAAAATGACTCCGGCACAACTG GAGGCAGTTGTTTTAGAGTTGAAGCGAAAACAAGCGGGAAAAATACAGAAACCGTTCATGAAACACGAAGTAGCAGACGGAACTCTCGAAGATATCTTACTCG ATCTGAAGAACGAACCGTACAGACGTGCCGACGCTGTCAGGCGTAGTCAACGACATCGCAACAAAAGTCTACGAACTTCGCGGAATTTCGAGGTCGAAGCTTTGTAa
- the LOC141911781 gene encoding formin-like protein isoform X10, protein MGNAGSVNSDYNRNHSSTPAMPVQRTPMPDGSELERRFTKVLQSMDLPPDKARILSSYDDEKKWDIVCDQELVQAKQPPEYYTTRLRAYLDPTRGNRKRKILGDTTSTQLLRDLEISLRTNNIEWVREFLSDTNQGLDVLVDYLAYTGVLMRKEQSLSSSISEDADSESNISSPARSTGGATGLQKQRVHSNKSPKRRRSQKVHMGEARDDVHVCIMCLRAIMNHQYGFNLVIAHNQAINCIALSLNHKSYRTKALVLELLAAVCLVNGGHEIILSAFDNFKDVCQERHRFQTLMDYFKNYEEFHIDFMVACMQFINIVVHSVEDMNFRVHLQYEFTQIGLDDYLGKLRHTESDRLQVQVQAFLENLIDVALLLEDSEMKTAALEQVSELEDELSHASEALQDLEDETMAKIVDLEMQLQEIKDENEQLKENFDTVTVERDTLRKVVSEKDEHLTSKQEQWEKELEELQKNIRNNNVSKSTSQSTTSDSKPPAAPSTAPPPPPPPPPPPPPPIGGPVPPPPPPPMIPGAPPPPPPPGGAIPNVNAMTIKRQVKTKYRLPVLNWTPLKPQQVKGTVFSELNDEKIMKTINFGDFEEIFKIGPGVEMQDLPDGTLGTLRGRKNKPEMVTLLEPQRMRNVAITRHKLQMPNEELIRAINSFDLKVLSLELVDILRRMVPNDQEAKAFKTYERERKAISALSEEDRFIYSLYKIERLAQKLHIMNYVATFFDNAHLLQPQLNAIIAASMSIKNSSKIKKLLEVILAFGNYMNSSKRGVVYGFKIQSLDMLLETKSQDKRMTVLHFIVATVKERFSDLANFDSELRYVEKAAQVSMENITTDIDDLAKGMDLTRREYDARKDARDSPVVLKEFIANADDKLKKLRSDAKTAMEAYSSVVQNFGENPRTLAPNLFFSMFVRFVTAWKKADQENDERLRMEKAALEPPPSPTGRKNKRKKEENENKAKMTPAQLEAVVLELKRKQAGKIQKPFMKHEVADGTLEDILLDLKNEPYRRADAVRRSQRHRNKSLRTSRNFEVEAL, encoded by the exons AAGCGTAAAATTCTCGGTGATACGACATCGACGCAACTGCTACGAGATCTCGAAATCTCATTGAGAACTAATAATATCGA ATGGGTGCGAGAATTTCTAAGCGACACTAATCAAGGTTTAGATGTTTTAGTAGATTATCTCGCGTATACAGGAGTTCTGATGAG GAAAGAACAGAGTCTATCGTCGTCGATATCGGAAGACGCGGACAGTGAAAGTAACATATCGAGTCCGGCGCGTAGTACAGGGGGAGCCACCGGTCTGCAGAAACAACGCGTCCATTCCAACAAGAGTCCGAAGCGTAGACGCAGTCAGAAAGTTCACATGGGCGAAGCTCGCGACGACGTTCATGTTTGTATCATGTGTCTGAGAGCGATTATGAATCATCAG TATGGTTTTAATCTAGTTATCGCCCACAATCAGGCTATAAACTGTATAGCGTTGAGTCTGAATCATAAATCCTACCGAACTAAAGCGTTAGTGCTCGAACTGCTTGCTGCTGTGTGTCTCGTTAACGGAGGACATGAAATTATTCTCTCCGCATTCGATAATTTCAAAGAC GTTTGTCAAGAACGACATCGGTTTCAAACGTTGATGGATTATTTCAAGAACTACGAAGaatttcatattgattttatg gtGGCCTGTATGCAGTTTATCAACATCGTTGTTCATTCTGTTGAAGATATGAATTTTCGTGTTCATTTACAATACGAATTTACACAAATCGGATTGGACGATTATCTAGGG AAATTACGTCACACGGAAAGCGACCGATTACAAGTTCAAGTTCAGGCGTTCCTTGAGAATCTGATCGACGTTGCTCTGTTACTGGAGGATTCAGAGATGAAAACAGCCGCGTTAGAACAAGTTTCCGAGCTCGAGGATGAGCTATCACAC gCTTCTGAAGCGTTACAGGACTTGGAGGATGAAACAATGGCGAAAATTG TGGACTTGGAAATGCAGTTACAAGAAATAaaggatgaaaatgaacaattaaAG GAAAACTTCGATACGGTGACCGTGGAACGCGATACTCTGCGTAAGGTCGTGTCGGAGAAAGACGAACATCTAACGTCGAAACAAGAACAATGGGAAAAAGAGCTGGAAGAGCTACAGAAAAATATCAGAA ATAATAATGTGTCAAAATCGACGTCTCAATCCACGACATCTGATTCGAAACCACCGGCGGCTCCCTCTACCGCCCCACCCCCGCCTCCACCACCCCCTCCACCACCACCCCCGCCTATAGGGGGCCCTGTACCACCTCCACCACCTCCTCCGATGATACCAGGAGCGCCACCACCACCCCCGCCACCAGGGGGAGCTATACCAAACGTAAATG CCATGACAATAAAGAGACAAGTGAAAACGAAGTATCGTCTGCCCGTTCTTAACTGGACTCCGTTAAAACCGCAACAAGTAAAAGGAACCGTGTTCTCTGAGCTGAATGACGAAAAAATCATGAAG ACTATAAATTTCGGCGATTTTGAGGAGATATTTAAAATCGGGCCCGGCGTCGAAATGCAGGATCTACCCGACGGAACTTTGGGCACGCTCCGCGGGCGTAAGAATAAACCTGAAATGGTCACATTACTGGAGCCCCAGCGCATGAGAAATGTCG CGATCACGAGACACAAACTGCAGATGCCGAACGAGGAATTAATCCGCGCGATAAACAGTTTCGATTTGAAGGTTCTGTCGTTGGAACTGGTCGACATCCTGCGTCGAATGGTTCCCAACGATCAGGAGGCGAAGGCGTTTAAAACGTACGAGCGCGAACGTAAGGCGATCAGCGCCCTCTCCGAGGAAGATCGATTCATCTATTCGTTGTATAAAATAGAACGACTCGCGCAGAAACTTCACATCATGAACTACGTGGCGACGTTCTTCGATAACGCTCATCTGCTTCAACCG CAATTGAACGCGATAATAGCGGCTTCGATGTCGATTAAAAACTCGAGTAAAATCAAGAAACTTCTGGAAGTGATTCTCGCGTTCGGGAATTATATGAACAGCTCCAAACGAGGAGTGGTTTACGGGTTTAAAATACAGAGCCTAGACATG ctGCTGGAAACGAAATCGCAAGATAAACGAATGACTGTGTTGCATTTTATCGTCGCCACGGTGAAAGAACGATTTTCAGATTTGGCGAATTTCGACTCGGAATTACGATACGTCGAAAAAGCCGCGCAGG TGTCGATGGAGAATATAACGACTGATATTGACGATCTCGCGAAGGGGATGGATCTGACTCGTCGTGAATACGACGCTCGTAAAGACGCGCGCGACTCGCCCGTCGTACTGAAAGAATTCATCGCTAACGCCGACGACAAACTGAAGAAATTACGCTCGGACGCGAAAACGGCGATG GAAGCTTACTCGTCCGTCGTGCAGAACTTTGGGGAAAACCCTCGAACTTTGGCTCCGAATTTATTCTTCTCGATGTTCGTACGATTCGTTACTGCTTGGAAG AAAGCTGATCAGGAAAATGACGAGAGACTAAGAATGGAAAAAGCTGCTCTGGAACCCCCGCCGTCACCGACAGGACGCAAAAACAAACGCAAGAAAGAG GAAAACGAGAACAAGGCTAAAATGACTCCGGCACAACTG GAGGCAGTTGTTTTAGAGTTGAAGCGAAAACAAGCGGGAAAAATACAGAAACCGTTCATGAAACACGAAGTAGCAGACGGAACTCTCGAAGATATCTTACTCG ATCTGAAGAACGAACCGTACAGACGTGCCGACGCTGTCAGGCGTAGTCAACGACATCGCAACAAAAGTCTACGAACTTCGCGGAATTTCGAGGTCGAAGCTTTGTAa